In Methylotenera mobilis JLW8, the following are encoded in one genomic region:
- a CDS encoding cobaltochelatase subunit CobN, protein MGLFTGNAHSATLLGIVSDRTAPAAAEAAKNTLAQRPGDRIVLRSQSQMMAADSRTLKRWLQEADAVFAVAQYAESSAQLQRALDALKSEPSKTQPATFIAFNGDSALSLRSRFNKNAVSEFAEAKALTQTQEKTPDALLSAAKKHAAAAKWLALSDVWQAGGQENLAAFMTYLLTAQSAKTNTPLPVAKPMPPIRLRVSGKELASNQVIFQTPNSKTTLAVLDLSTSDPQVADAICAQSQAQGINCVVVMAKWGEASKQAIEKLPSMIAPSKLTGLVVLQDFVVGAAEGRESVTALIKKLDVPMFKAIRLTDRSATAWQLSEDGLPSNSIQYRVAMPEVQGNSQPMVVAAAGAPSIDKLTGVELRLPELLPTEVKSLVSRVTNWQTLQSKANAEKRVAIIYYNHPPGRHNIGADNLDVPQSLFDILHSMQAAGYQTGELPATHEALLDLMQDRGVNLPENNAELASMLPKVASMDSTTYAHWFNTLPTAVKGEMVEGPLGRLHADIVAAQTAGELDIARNRLAKSMRELHHLVEGVDHPQRAEALKLLAKLNTGYENCLTEHSDCKALDALKTRITNLNIEGMRGWGPLPGKVMVNNNKMVFPGIQFGNVFVGPQPPRGWEVDEELLHANTTIPPPHQYLGFYHWLKDTFKADALVHLGRHSTYEFLPGKAVGLSAEDYSRIIASDLPGLYPYIVDGVGEGTQAKRRALTVMIDHLTPPLTATPLYDRLLTLRQVVESYESSSSDTMRIASAKEMRRLVETLELRAELESSMADVLKVRGINFEQADDDLLAHEVGHYLTKLQEKFMPHGLHVFGRPWSDASLQLMLDSMAQNKPENISSQIRENLIASPKLEMQALLHGLAGGFIEPGKGNDPLRSPESLPTGRNFHALDGDVLPTPLGFELGHNMAANVRKRDDVNKSQGVILWASDAVRDEGVMVSFILSLMGITPEWNSRGIVQKMQLVQPSASDAANPATANVKRYDVIVTTSGLFRDLYPNLMQWIDIGGRMALAASADSILQADPSLAAALNSALKPLVNYSRGHEPMATNGVAIHWVKRTQALLAQGMPAEQAGREAAWRIFGDAPGAYGAGVNTLAERSGAWNTRNDVGRAYLQRMGHAYGVDAQGEPAHEAFDASLHSIATTYHGRASNLYGLMDNNDAFDYLGGLSLAIETITGNKPEARILNHANQKGFTDEPLESALLMELRGRYLNPSWIKPLMGHGYAGARTMNQAFMENLWGWQVTRPDIIKDWAWNEVKRVYIDDDLKLGLDKFLAQGHNAQVKANMVALMLVAAQKGFWKPSEANAQQLSQTLARLVIKNGLPGSGHTAPNHPMWEWMGQHINAEDKAGVAQVLAKARGYSKAQSMKDANIQQPAALTPAEAVSNTVPKKHSSKAIAAQPKAAAAKHEQSKPINKAAQAYELTVATVKDNLAWILLLLPIFALGLWFGTRKPSA, encoded by the coding sequence TTGGGTCTATTTACAGGCAATGCACATAGCGCAACCTTACTGGGTATCGTATCAGACCGCACCGCACCCGCCGCGGCTGAGGCAGCAAAGAACACGCTAGCTCAGCGCCCAGGTGATAGGATTGTTTTACGCTCACAATCACAAATGATGGCAGCGGACAGCCGCACCTTAAAGCGCTGGCTACAAGAAGCAGATGCCGTGTTTGCCGTGGCGCAATATGCAGAATCATCTGCCCAGTTACAAAGAGCACTTGATGCGCTAAAGTCAGAGCCATCCAAAACGCAGCCGGCTACTTTCATTGCTTTTAACGGCGATAGCGCGCTCTCACTCAGAAGCCGCTTTAACAAAAATGCAGTCAGTGAGTTTGCAGAGGCAAAAGCACTGACGCAAACGCAAGAAAAAACGCCAGATGCCTTGCTAAGCGCTGCGAAGAAACACGCTGCTGCAGCAAAGTGGCTGGCATTGAGCGATGTTTGGCAAGCTGGCGGTCAGGAAAACTTAGCCGCATTTATGACGTATTTGCTCACCGCGCAGTCGGCAAAAACCAATACGCCATTGCCTGTGGCTAAACCCATGCCTCCGATTCGCTTACGCGTAAGCGGTAAAGAGTTAGCCAGCAATCAAGTAATTTTCCAAACACCCAACAGCAAAACCACATTAGCGGTGCTGGATTTAAGCACCAGCGACCCTCAGGTTGCAGACGCGATTTGCGCACAAAGCCAAGCTCAAGGCATCAACTGCGTGGTGGTAATGGCGAAGTGGGGCGAAGCATCCAAACAAGCCATAGAAAAACTACCGTCTATGATCGCCCCAAGCAAGCTAACCGGCTTAGTGGTGCTACAAGACTTTGTGGTGGGCGCGGCAGAGGGACGCGAGTCTGTTACCGCGCTAATTAAAAAACTAGACGTGCCCATGTTTAAAGCCATTCGCCTTACAGACCGTAGTGCCACTGCCTGGCAACTATCTGAAGACGGCTTACCCAGCAACTCGATTCAATACCGCGTCGCCATGCCGGAAGTACAGGGTAATAGCCAACCTATGGTCGTCGCAGCAGCCGGTGCACCAAGTATTGATAAACTCACTGGCGTAGAGTTACGTCTGCCTGAATTGTTACCTACCGAGGTTAAATCACTGGTAAGCCGAGTGACGAATTGGCAGACCTTGCAGAGCAAAGCCAACGCAGAAAAACGCGTTGCGATTATTTACTACAACCATCCGCCAGGGCGCCATAACATCGGTGCAGATAACTTGGACGTACCGCAATCGCTATTTGATATTTTACATAGCATGCAAGCGGCTGGTTATCAAACCGGAGAGCTACCTGCCACTCACGAAGCATTGCTGGATTTAATGCAGGACAGAGGTGTTAATTTGCCTGAAAACAATGCGGAACTTGCCAGCATGTTGCCCAAAGTGGCTAGCATGGACAGCACCACTTACGCGCACTGGTTTAACACGCTACCGACCGCGGTCAAAGGTGAAATGGTCGAAGGTCCACTAGGCCGGCTGCATGCAGATATTGTTGCAGCACAGACAGCTGGAGAGTTAGATATTGCACGCAATCGGCTAGCTAAATCCATGCGCGAGTTACACCACTTGGTAGAAGGGGTAGACCATCCACAACGTGCAGAGGCGCTTAAACTATTGGCTAAGCTCAACACCGGCTACGAGAACTGCTTAACCGAGCATAGCGACTGTAAAGCATTGGATGCACTCAAAACACGCATTACCAACCTGAATATTGAAGGCATGCGCGGCTGGGGGCCATTACCCGGCAAAGTCATGGTAAACAACAACAAAATGGTGTTTCCGGGCATACAGTTTGGCAATGTCTTTGTAGGCCCGCAGCCACCACGCGGCTGGGAAGTTGACGAAGAGCTTTTGCACGCCAACACTACCATACCGCCACCGCATCAATATCTAGGTTTTTACCACTGGTTGAAAGACACATTTAAAGCCGATGCCTTAGTGCATTTGGGCAGACACTCTACCTATGAGTTTTTACCGGGCAAAGCGGTGGGTTTATCCGCAGAAGACTACTCTCGCATTATTGCCAGCGACCTACCCGGCCTTTACCCATACATTGTAGATGGCGTAGGTGAAGGCACACAAGCCAAGCGCCGCGCGCTGACCGTAATGATTGACCACTTAACACCACCCCTCACCGCTACGCCACTATACGACCGCCTGCTCACGCTGCGCCAAGTGGTGGAGAGTTATGAGTCGTCCAGCTCCGACACCATGCGCATTGCGTCAGCTAAAGAAATGCGGCGTCTGGTAGAAACCCTAGAGCTGCGTGCCGAGCTAGAATCCAGCATGGCGGATGTATTAAAAGTTCGCGGCATTAACTTTGAGCAAGCGGATGATGATTTACTGGCGCATGAAGTTGGGCATTACTTGACCAAACTACAAGAAAAGTTCATGCCGCACGGCTTGCATGTGTTTGGCCGCCCTTGGTCTGATGCCTCATTACAACTGATGCTGGACTCTATGGCGCAAAATAAGCCTGAGAATATCAGCAGCCAGATCCGCGAGAATTTAATCGCCTCCCCTAAGCTGGAAATGCAAGCGCTACTACATGGTTTAGCTGGCGGCTTTATTGAGCCGGGCAAAGGCAACGACCCATTGCGCTCACCTGAATCGCTGCCGACTGGGCGTAATTTTCATGCGCTAGATGGTGACGTGCTGCCAACGCCACTTGGTTTTGAGCTTGGCCACAACATGGCTGCTAACGTACGCAAGCGTGATGATGTAAACAAAAGCCAAGGCGTTATTTTATGGGCATCAGACGCCGTACGTGATGAAGGCGTGATGGTGAGCTTTATCCTATCGCTGATGGGCATCACCCCAGAATGGAACTCGCGCGGCATCGTGCAAAAAATGCAGTTAGTGCAGCCGTCAGCCTCCGATGCTGCCAACCCAGCCACAGCCAATGTTAAGCGTTACGATGTAATTGTTACCACCTCCGGCTTATTCCGTGACCTGTACCCTAACCTGATGCAATGGATTGATATTGGCGGCAGAATGGCCCTCGCCGCCTCTGCAGACAGCATATTGCAAGCAGACCCAAGCTTGGCTGCTGCGCTAAATTCCGCCTTAAAACCACTAGTTAATTACAGCCGCGGCCACGAACCAATGGCGACCAATGGTGTGGCCATACACTGGGTAAAGCGCACGCAGGCACTACTGGCGCAAGGCATGCCAGCCGAACAAGCCGGGCGTGAGGCCGCATGGCGTATCTTTGGTGATGCCCCAGGCGCTTATGGCGCGGGCGTCAATACGCTGGCGGAGCGCTCTGGCGCATGGAATACCCGTAACGATGTTGGTCGCGCTTACCTGCAACGCATGGGCCATGCCTACGGTGTAGACGCACAGGGCGAGCCTGCGCATGAGGCATTTGATGCATCGCTGCATAGTATCGCCACCACCTATCATGGCCGCGCCTCTAACCTCTATGGCTTAATGGATAACAATGATGCGTTTGACTACTTAGGTGGTTTATCGCTTGCTATTGAAACTATTACCGGTAATAAACCGGAAGCGCGCATTTTGAATCATGCCAACCAAAAAGGCTTTACCGATGAACCATTAGAGTCCGCACTGCTGATGGAATTGCGTGGGCGTTACTTAAACCCATCATGGATAAAACCTCTCATGGGCCACGGCTACGCCGGTGCACGCACCATGAATCAGGCATTTATGGAAAACTTATGGGGCTGGCAAGTCACCAGACCCGATATTATTAAAGACTGGGCCTGGAACGAAGTAAAGCGCGTCTATATTGATGACGATTTGAAACTAGGTTTAGATAAGTTTTTAGCGCAAGGGCATAATGCGCAGGTCAAAGCCAATATGGTGGCGCTAATGCTGGTAGCGGCACAAAAAGGGTTTTGGAAGCCAAGTGAAGCCAACGCACAACAGCTATCGCAAACACTGGCTAGATTAGTGATTAAAAACGGGCTACCCGGTAGTGGCCATACTGCGCCCAACCACCCAATGTGGGAGTGGATGGGGCAACATATCAATGCAGAAGATAAAGCTGGCGTAGCGCAAGTGCTAGCAAAGGCGCGCGGTTATAGCAAAGCACAATCCATGAAGGATGCAAACATACAGCAACCGGCAGCATTGACACCTGCTGAAGCAGTATCCAACACCGTCCCAAAAAAACATAGTAGCAAGGCCATTGCAGCTCAGCCTAAAGCAGCCGCGGCAAAACACGAGCAAAGCAAACCGATAAACAAAGCAGCGCAAGCTTACGAACTGACAGTGGCAACAGTTAAAGACAATCTTGCCTGGATACTGTTACTGCTACCTATTTTTGCACTAGGTCTATGGTTCGGCACCCGTAAACCTAGCGCATAA
- a CDS encoding cobyrinate a,c-diamide synthase, which produces MTTCHALLISAPASGQGKTFITAALARAWRNQGLRVQAFKCGPDFLDPMILEVATGRPVYNLDFTMCGENDAEAQLYRAAQDADLIIIEGVMGLYDGTPSSADIAVRFNLPVLLTIDAGGMAQTFGALANGLLSHKPKLIPTGVLANKVGSAGHGKLLQDSLPSHLNWFGALQKNEALSLPERHLGLFRAAEISDLEQKIETAANALMQDLPLPPMVTFNSTTNTTLAQSTPPLLAGKTIAIAKDAAFCFIYQANLDCLTDMGANLVFFSLLHDSALPEADAYWLPGGYPELHLQDISSNLAMKDSLTSAFKANKPILAECGSMMALSASINGEPCFDLLPGVSQIEERLQGLGSLKAVLADGELGAHTFHYGSFTTELPPIASAKTRFGKVENIYQHGPIIASFLHFYFASNPALAAQFFTPR; this is translated from the coding sequence ATGACCACTTGCCACGCCCTACTCATTTCCGCCCCCGCATCCGGGCAGGGAAAAACCTTTATTACCGCAGCTTTGGCGCGCGCATGGCGCAACCAAGGGCTGCGTGTACAAGCATTTAAGTGTGGCCCTGATTTTTTAGACCCCATGATTCTAGAGGTAGCCACCGGACGCCCGGTTTACAATCTAGATTTTACGATGTGCGGCGAAAATGATGCCGAAGCGCAACTTTACCGCGCAGCACAAGATGCCGATTTGATTATCATTGAGGGCGTAATGGGCTTATACGATGGCACGCCATCAAGCGCAGATATTGCCGTACGCTTTAATTTACCGGTGCTGCTGACTATTGATGCCGGTGGCATGGCACAAACCTTTGGCGCACTGGCGAATGGCCTGCTGTCACACAAACCTAAGCTAATCCCCACTGGCGTGCTAGCCAACAAGGTAGGTAGCGCAGGGCATGGGAAATTGCTGCAAGACTCACTACCATCTCACCTGAATTGGTTTGGTGCATTACAAAAAAATGAAGCATTAAGCTTACCAGAGCGGCATCTGGGCTTGTTTCGCGCTGCAGAAATAAGTGATCTCGAACAAAAAATTGAAACTGCTGCCAATGCTTTAATGCAGGACTTACCGTTGCCACCAATGGTTACATTTAACAGCACGACTAATACCACCCTAGCCCAATCCACACCTCCACTTCTTGCAGGCAAAACGATTGCAATTGCCAAAGATGCGGCGTTCTGTTTTATCTATCAAGCAAACTTGGATTGTTTAACCGACATGGGTGCCAACCTCGTGTTTTTTTCGCTATTACACGATAGCGCCTTACCCGAGGCCGATGCTTACTGGCTACCCGGTGGCTACCCTGAGCTGCACTTACAGGACATCAGCAGCAACCTTGCCATGAAAGATTCACTGACAAGCGCGTTTAAGGCTAACAAGCCGATACTTGCCGAGTGCGGTAGCATGATGGCACTATCCGCGTCAATCAATGGCGAGCCGTGTTTTGATTTACTACCCGGTGTGAGCCAAATAGAAGAGCGCTTACAAGGACTAGGTTCATTAAAAGCCGTGCTAGCAGACGGCGAGCTTGGTGCACACACTTTTCACTACGGCAGTTTTACTACAGAACTGCCACCTATTGCTAGCGCGAAGACCCGTTTTGGTAAGGTTGAAAATATTTACCAGCATGGCCCAATTATCGCCAGCTTTCTGCATTTCTACTTTGCGTCTAACCCAGCATTAGCAGCACAATTTTTTACACCTCGGTAA
- the cobO gene encoding cob(I)yrinic acid a,c-diamide adenosyltransferase, translating to MTTSDDKNTRHTARMVRKKAVIDAAIEQANQEKGLLLVLTGNGKGKSSSAFGMMARALGYGMKVGVAQFIKGRSDTGEEAFFRNQANVEWHVLGEGFTWNTQDRERDTQTAQAGWAIAQRMLRDPSIRLVILDELTYTMKYGYLDLTQILADIAARPPMQHVVVTGRGAPAALTELADTVSEIMDIKHAWRAGIKAQPGIDL from the coding sequence ATGACGACATCTGATGACAAAAACACGCGCCATACAGCACGTATGGTGCGTAAAAAAGCAGTGATTGATGCTGCGATTGAACAAGCAAATCAGGAAAAAGGGCTACTACTGGTCCTAACCGGCAACGGCAAAGGCAAGAGCTCTTCTGCTTTCGGCATGATGGCACGCGCTTTAGGCTACGGCATGAAGGTTGGCGTTGCGCAGTTCATCAAAGGACGTAGCGATACCGGCGAAGAGGCTTTTTTCCGCAATCAAGCAAACGTAGAGTGGCACGTACTGGGCGAAGGCTTCACTTGGAACACCCAAGACCGCGAACGTGACACCCAAACCGCTCAAGCAGGGTGGGCAATTGCGCAGCGCATGTTGCGTGACCCCAGCATTCGACTGGTGATTCTGGATGAACTCACCTACACCATGAAATATGGCTACCTTGACCTCACACAAATACTGGCTGACATTGCAGCCAGACCACCCATGCAGCACGTAGTGGTAACCGGGCGTGGCGCACCTGCCGCCCTTACCGAACTGGCAGACACCGTAAGTGAAATTATGGATATTAAACATGCATGGCGTGCTGGCATTAAGGCCCAACCAGGTATAGACCTATAA